The Arctopsyche grandis isolate Sample6627 chromosome 12, ASM5162203v2, whole genome shotgun sequence genome includes the window atttttaagttgactggaaatggtacctccccttataggtgtcctctttttttaagtttatgaattcaattatctcccaaaccgctaactaaatccgactaatttttttttacatgtaataaaaataataatctttataaccttatattttttaaatatttttatctgaaccggaagtagtacttttactctagagagtCGAGGTTTTTCTCAGagaccttttggtttattgaactgaaatttcatatctagaagtttaagcgtagtgagtttactcttgttcgatttttcttccactatttttttaacTGTCGTACTGTCAGCATTTCAACACAACTATCGATGACTCATATCACAAAGTTTTTAGTCTCTGATTAACAAAATGACATTTTAGTATTTTAGATCGATCAGCGATCAAACGCGATTATCAAATCTAAGTAAGTGAATAGAAAGTGAATAagcaagtaatataaatttcgATTAGATTCACGAAAAATTCGTCTTTAGTTTTTCCTATCTGTAATAATCAATAGTTAAGTTGTTAATAATGTAATAGGTTACCGGGCTAGACAGATTTATAGTTTCAGATaaagaataaattatttgaaataaacattaataaaaattaaaataaatgataaataaactgATTCCTTttgtaatatgatatttattgcgaaattgTCAATGTGGTACatttataacatatataaatgtaccaaaaaataatcctgtttttatttttgtcatttcattttctacttccggcttacttttattttattacaataaaaaaattaaacataaaacatcaagattttagtAATATAATTTTGGATAACATCATGAAATGGGCTGCCAAGGAATACGTGAACCAAAAAATTGGGAGACGCTGCTCTAGTGTGAAAGAACTTCTTCCGGTAgagatacaaatataaaaataaaaaaatagtatgtataattgtatatgtatacatacatgaaacTGATAAATATATGAAACTGAAACTGATTTTGAACACTTTATTGAAATCCATTATGGGCAGCataaagacacacacacacacacaattaacTTTTAAGTCAAGGTTCAAACCGTTAAAGTgaagtttttataatatatacatatacgatatgATGATGGAGTTTAAATCAGTATCAACAATTCTGTTTCTATTTGCAATATTCAGTTGTTTTTTTATGcggtttttcaatgtcaatgtcATTGAAATTATCTTGAAGAAAATACAAGTTTGCGGTTATTAATCAATTCTCATTAATTACTATCTCTAACTTTTGGTTAATTCGGAAGTATTCCTTTTGAGTGCAAAAGATACATGGCGGATTTGAGTAGTTTGTCTAATTATATTATCgattatcttatttttaattccaaaatgtgtgtaatctgtGAAAAgacgattatttttatatcggATGAGTGGTTAGTTATTTTCATgcggtttttcattattattttaaacaaaatattgtaaaaacatgtttttctgtGATATAATGTCACATCTGATGAGTTATCCTTATATATCGCAATAAAACCGCAGAATGACAATGCTTCATTCGCTGCTATTATTTCCAATTGGTAAGTCTAACTTTATTATGCTTAGCACTAATAGCTCTACCGTATTTATATTGTctaattttaaagtttttttcagGGGAAATCTAAGAGAAAATCAGAAACAAAATGTTCGTAATGTAGTCGAAGTCCGATTTTGCTGCAAAACGTGTGGCATATTTGTATGATGCCATGAAACGACATAAGAGTTACGACACCGGATTTATTGTTCGAGACCGAAAGTatcttaatatttaaaatccaaaaatatttaaaatccaaattgttctgtcattttacttataatttttcataattgcaGATTCTACGCGCACTTGATCGTGTTAACGGCTTGCAGCGAATTGTTTGGGACAAATGAAGGTCAAGTGGAggacatattttcaaattttgacttCAAAGTCTTCGAAGCAATCCTGAAGTATTGTTACACCGGAAAAATAAGTATGAGTTCATAAAAatccaaaataataaattattttcgtcttcaaatgttataatctaaaataaattttagtgaTTGACGAAAATCAATTCGAAAAAGTAATGGAGCTAGCCAACCGACTCGAAGTGAAAATTCCAAAGCAATTTAAAACAGCCGATCTTTGAAACTGTCTGGAAGTTTTGAAAATATCGGGAGATTCcgaattaataaaaaaggcAATGAATTTGACTCTGGACAATTTCGAGACGGTGAgtgttgattatataaaaacacatagtcacttaattatttttcaattccactTCTGTTTTAGCTGCACAAAACACAAGATTTTCTCAATCTGCCAGCCTCCATCGTGATCGAAATCTTGAAATCGGACGATTTGCTCATCTCTTCCGAAGAATGCGTATTCAATAGTGTGAAATTATGGGTAAATCATGACGATGCAAACCGTAAGATTGAATTGGCCCAGTTGATGAGATCTGTGAGGTTATCCTTGCTTTCtacaaagaattttaaataaaatgaatatttcagtttattgaaaaaaaaaattcgaataatGTTTTATATGTTCAGTTTCTCGTTGACGAAGTATTGAAGTTCTGTCTTTTGTGTGCAGAGTGTTTTACCTCTATTAGTCAGGCAATTAAAGACAAGGATAATAAATCTTCCATCTATAGAGAGACCCCTCGtagaaaaaaggaaaaaatagcACTGGTTGGGGAGAAAGATTTAAACGTCAGTTTTATAtcacaagtataatattttgattgcactgtaaatttattattttattgcatatcGTGTTTTCAGATGGAAAATACCATCGATATATTTGACGGGCGTAAAAGTTAGACTCTATCCGAAGATATTGGAATTAATAAATGTGATTTTGCGTCTGTCATCGTGGGAGATTGGATCGTCATCATCGGCGGAAACAATTCTTCATATAACTCAGTGACTTCAGTAAAATTTTCCGGTCTTGAGAAGTACCCACTTAGAGAAATCAGAACataacaaatttatttgttttcaggtgGAATACATTGATTTGAAAAGCGGTCAGAAACATCCATTGAAGCCGTTAAATCAAGCTCGTAGTGATTTCTCAGCAGCAACACTTCGTCGAGATTCGTCCACGGATGTTTACGCCATTGGTGGTAGATCTAGTAAATCAGTGGAAAGGTAATTAAATTGCAATCATTTCATCAgatcgattgaaaaataatttaacgctTATTGTATATAACAATTAGGTGGAACAGCAAGACTGGGGATTGGGAAATCACCGCTCCATTGTTGATGGCTGTTTGGTAtcatagtaaaaaatatttgtgacCGGCGAGCTTACACGTGATAATGGAAAAAGTATATCTTCGAAGAAAGTGCAGATGTATTCAGTGGAGACCAATCATTGGACTTACCGCGCTCAGATGATTCAGGGAAGATATTCTCATTCGgtgaatttcaattaattttactaacaaCTAtcgcaaataaaacaaaactctccgaaataaaataacttaattTTGACTTCACCATTTTAGAGCGTCGCATTCAAAGGGAAACTTTACGTCGCTGGTGGATATGAATATAAAACTGATACTTATTTAGATAGTGTGGAGCATTACGATTCGAATGCAAATGTATGGACAGCATTCACCAAACTACCGAAACCTGCACAAGGAATCAGTCTCTgcagtttccaaaacaaacTACTCAGCATGGGTGAgttgttttataaatttatttgaatttacatGCCTTAAatgttgaattaatttattgttttaatttcagGTGGAACTAATGGATGGTGGTCCTATTTTAAGGATGTTTGGGAATACGACGAGACAAACAAATCTTGGAAAGCTTCAAAAAGTCTTAACAGAAGGAGAACTCGTGCGGTTGCACATGTCATTCCATATGATTccattatttcgaaaaattagaaataatcgaaataaatataacataaaataatcaatagtgTATTTAAAGTATACTTTTTGTATTATTCGAATTTTTAATGTATctaaatgtttgaataaatgCATAATATACAACAACTTCTATTTTTctgtgaatatttatttataaatgaacgCCTCGAAtaataacctttccaagctccaaataatacaaaataaatccctaaaaataattcataacacacccatatacatatactaacttgaaaaaaccaCATGCCATAAAtgatattccgttagttacagacattaactaaaaaactaaccagtagattatatgacagaatcactgatACTAACCATATTAACACATTTTTGaatagtctcggtgattacaacaaaatgtctatacccttcgggtataaacacagattacctaaacacaatctgctttagatcgtcgactttagatagtctgtaattaatactatgcattagatgtattatgagcatttataagaattgtaaataggtttttgatctctgtttttttctattatgctgtacattaacattataataatataataccatgattactaacaaaattaaattaaaattttaaaattgaaaatgatcagtagatcagtagctattaaaaaatatataagatgtattgtgaacataatttagtaaaagcatttaaaatacataatataatatttatataaataatattatctaCAAGAGTTGATCAATAAAAGAGTTCTAAAAAATTCCGGTtgatgcaaaaatattaaaaaaaaatacaaacatattaaatttattttacttgtaaaATACAGATACAGCCCTATCTGTTGAGCAGCTTAGGagctaattaaataaaaaaatatacacaaaaaatcaGACGTGCAGGTAAAGGTATCACTCCCGATAAACCTACGAATGGAAGTATGAGCTTTCTGTCCGAAAGAGATATTAAACCAAACTTATGTAGATACTAAGAGTACAGCGGGATTGGAAgacgatttaattttatttttaattaataaaacatgcTCAATGCAAAATTGGCATACAGGAATTATTAAATGAAGTTGCacagcaatataaaataaagtcaatATGCACCAGCTGGTTGTAGTTTCCATAGCAATTGCTTAAGAACCTTTGCCGATCATCTTCACATTTCACATTCACTTCACGTTGCACATAATTAAACAAACACTGATGTTTATTTCGATACCGTTTAAAATTATATGtgtaaatcattttaaaattcaaattcactaaTAATAACATATGAATCTGTTTTTGACAAGCGaaggaaaatttcaacacaactaaataattaaaattattataaaaaaaagcatgtACAAAATTAGTTTGTTCATGCTAATCACAATTCAATTAGTTTAATGAATTTTCCACTTTATTAGCGAACACATTTTGCTggtcgattttattttataatgaattgaAACGTTAAATATTCGCGATCAAATTTTTCCTGCTGTGAGGCTCGACCATTTTTCCTCGACtgaaatcgaattaaaataaacaattgaattgaGAGACCCATGTAAACGCCTTCCCAAacttatttaaaacatatttttttcagatatgCGATAGTCCTCGATATTTTCCATTGAAGCAGCCCTATCGATTGCAAAAGTAAAATTCTTTTCTCTGAACTCTTTTCCGAAATGCAAACGTATATTCAGTTCGATGACAAAGAAAACATTTAAGCTcttctttcgatattatttaaatataaaaattttataattttattctgaaCGTGCCTCTCCTAGAGCTCTTTATGCCTCCCCAAAAATAGAATGTTAGTTTGTGCCTCCCTTTAGAGAGTCTGGACccaggttgagaaacgctgctGTACACTTCAGAAAAGGTACTTCAGATTAGGTTTGTGGGGTAGTTTTTAGGGAGAGTTAATTAGGAAAAGAGAGAGGATGTGGAGTGTAAGTTTCATCGTTGAAAAGTTTCATAATAGCAATTCACTATGCCGTGCATGACGAAAGTTTCTCTtttaaaactgtagattttcaaAACTGACAAATAAACTTCTTTATATAgtataacattatttatatagTACAAGTTTATATGATTGTATTAAATGTGATGAAGAGCTTTCGGAATCAAAACGGGCattgttatttattgtgtgCGAAACGCGCAATATGCAAGCAAACTCCTCCCCAAAAATTCATTTGGGAAGATCTGAATCCAATTAAAATCTTGCAGAATAATTTAAGAAACTTTCGACAGGAGTCGAACTTTGTAAAAGCATTATATCAAAGTTTGAAAGCTTTCTTCGACGAGAGTGGAGCAAAGCAAAGATGTTTACCTTGTACTTGCGCTCCGAGGGACACGTCCAAAACAGACATTGTCCGAAGCCGATTAAATCAATTGtatacaacaacaacaacacaaAAACATCAACAAAACTGTGTTCCttcaaattttatacacaatacCCTCGAGGATCATTTCGAAGCTTTAAAAATGCCCGGTTGAAAGTCGTTAACACGTAAAATACGCACTTAACACGCTCGCACGCAATTATGCAAATTGCTCGAAAAAATTAACTTGTAAATTGTGAGCCCGAAAATATTACACACTTAATTAAacacttttttaaaaacttgaTTGTGAAGAAGTAGTGCAAGTTAAAAAATCTATGGAAACCATTTTTAATGGAaaccatttaaataaaaaacctttCCCCTTTATTCTACAAAACAGTTTAAAAAACtacaattatttacaaattttattttattttacatacataggtatatatcaggaaaacttgacaggaagaccccaatgcgccttcctggacaattaattacaaacatgcagcattttattagtacataaatcactgtatttccagaagttgaagaactcaaaataacaattaattaattacataattaatccattaagaAATCTATGgcttttagatttgtacataatttttaataatttctacATACAATAAGTAcataagatttgtgacagcaggaaagatgatttttgccaattttgaggaaccgtttcaacaatgatcagataaaattggcaaactctcataagaaataaatcgatttggagtcacaaatacccacaaatctaaccagcagtatagcggaacGAACACACTGACAAGCCAAATGTCATAATGACATTTGGGCCTGGGATATTTGGCCTTAACAAGCATATCGAATCACCactttaatataaacattttagcaTTCAAtgagtaaagtaaaaatatatatgagagataatgagaaccttgaatgcaaatttaatggataaaaccactagtatattatatttatatataagccagcagtaggatggcttatatataaatataataagcagtagtatatatctatgtgaaataaaataaaataaaatatcaatatgtacgtaaaaaCTGCGATGGAAAGTAGCCGAAGAGCCATTTCAAAAATTGGCATTTCAACAGAGAGAtctgtaaataaaattcagGGTATTTATTTTAGAGCAGTGTGGGATTTGATGGTATCGCGCATAAAAGTGCTGAAACGGTTAATTGGCGAATTTATTACGTACAACGAAACGCCCGTATTTATCAGGATTTATATTGCGAGCATAATCGcgtcgaatatatacatatatttaatgaattaatcaaaGTTACCCGAAAGCTTTCGGTGGATGTGTGCGTGGATAGGTCCCGTGGGAATTCGATATATATCATGTATCATGTAAGTAATGATCGATCACAcacttttgtaaataaataatatttgtccCACGTGTGTAATGAGACCAACACGTTGTGGCTAATAAGACTTTCGAATCCCCATAGGAGTGCTTGTATGTTTTAAGGATttcgtattatgtatttattgaacTTGAATTTTAATGGGTGGACTTAAAAGCAGtgtaaaattttctaaaaaccattaaaacgagacattgtaatttatttcaaatacaaaattttattttttgataattgaataaaattagttTCCAAACCCAGAatagtttatattgtatattatttataagttgGCATGATTTAGTAGAGTGTATGTTTTAGTTGGTATGCTGCGTAACGCTGCAACCTAACGACAGTTTGTTTCTGCACATCGAGAAATAAATATGGTTTACAGTCTTATTGACCTTctgtatcattttatttttattttacatatataccaggaaggccttacaggtaaatcccaatgcgccttcctggccaattacaaattacaattacaattacaaatgcagcatttttattacaagtcgttgaacactgaaaaactcgcaaattaacgagacatctatgaattgtacataaattttattgtacattaatcatacatcaaatagtggtgacatagtacataggtaggaaggatttttagccaatttttttccgggaaccgtttcaacaatgaaatcagagaaaattggcaaactctgataggaaacgatcaacctggagtcacaaatccaggtctgaccaacagcatactctgaaaaatacattttcattcgaggcccgggccaggtatcgaacccggcgcctctcgacgctaagcagaagcttaacgatcgagctatgctgctggctatgtatcaTGTATCTCATTACGAAAAAAGTCttatatttagaataaaaatCCAGAACCcctatatttttgattatttttattttatttttacatacctcctttacgtttcacttacgattacaattctggaAAAAGTTTtcacttatccgatcgttttcatactttgccatattgctcattttggtcatcaatataagtaaatgtatcctcatatttgtgaaaatcaaatcgtacacaaacttatttactgtacatcaatcaaacttcaaatagtggtaagtAAATAGagcctccaccattacgatagagataaaaaatcgtataaaaagcatttcaggtccgaagatttttaatctcggtgacagttggtagtcattaattgtatgcatagatggcggtagtaaaaatatataaatattggtgtttttattcaaaataataatttcatatacaaattatacaagaggtatgtttttaaaaaactttttttttacatagatatgtatataccaagaaggcttgacaggaagaccccaatgcgccttcctggacaattaattacaaacaatgcagttattattacataaatcactgtatttccaaaagctgaagaacaaataaacaacaatattaataacaaaaaaaaacacacaataaacacagaagatttgtgacaacgggaaagatgattttttgccaatttataatagatataataaaaatatatatatatgtatgtatactattttgaaaaaaataataataaaacaaaatatgtatatatatatatatatatatatatatatatatatatatatatatatatatatatatatatatttatatatatatatatatatatatatatacatacatatatatcataatgTGACATAAATCTAATAAGCATAACTCGGTGTATTCACATGAGCGTGTGtctgatataaaaatttaagggACAATTCTTTCTTTTAACGTTTCATTGTTTTCTTCCCCTCGGGGATATTTTCGTTCGTATTTTTGTTGAAGCGTGGGTGAATTTATTCGTGTTTCCCTTTTCCTccgttttttttcgttttttttttttgctttgtttaatttgtttttggATGCGTATAGCGTGTCAGAATGGGCGGAGGAGGCCATCAAAGTGCCCGAACCGAGGCAAGTGCAGATGGCAAGCACGATTCGAGGGACTGACGAAAGGGATGGGGTGGTCGGGAAGGGGTTGGATCGGTTCATCGACTCGAATCGAATCGGAGAAGGAAACGGGCAATTTTAAAGAAAACCTGAAGCATTTAACTGTATCGGAAAACGGTAAACGGACGTGGGGTGGGTGGGTAGTGGGTGGGCGAGCAATACTACAGTTACAATCCCCCTCCCCTAACCCACCCTCACCCATTCACTACGAGAGATGAACCCTAAGAATTGTTTAACTGGAACTGTGAGAATGCTTCTTAATTTTTGAACTTAATCAAACGAAACTCTTT containing:
- the LOC143920493 gene encoding kelch-like protein 25, translated to MNLTLDNFETLHKTQDFLNLPASIVIEILKSDDLLISSEECVFNSVKLWVNHDDANRKIELAQLMRSFLVDEVLKFCLLCAECFTSISQAIKDKDNKSSIYRETPRRKKEKIALVGEKDLNVSFISQVEYIDLKSGQKHPLKPLNQARSDFSAATLRRDSSTDVYAIGGRSSKSVERWNSKTGDWEITAPLLMAVWYHSKKYL
- the LOC143920187 gene encoding kelch-like protein 41b, with product MYSVETNHWTYRAQMIQGRYSHSSVAFKGKLYVAGGYEYKTDTYLDSVEHYDSNANVWTAFTKLPKPAQGISLCSFQNKLLSMGGTNGWWSYFKDVWEYDETNKSWKASKSLNRRRTRAVAHVIPYDSIISKN